One Mercenaria mercenaria strain notata chromosome 12, MADL_Memer_1, whole genome shotgun sequence DNA segment encodes these proteins:
- the LOC123533148 gene encoding uncharacterized protein LOC123533148 isoform X3, producing the protein MDEMVSQLLFLVLLLSGVQCSIKKGIGVGPRNFLCNDFDAMDNMHWWYDWGANFDKIEANSGCDINSLGSDVVDKYVSMIWGYNPNWNPRVREPDHSEDFYLAFNEPNHRKQANLTPKQAVDAWPIVEQNAGNRKIVSPAAAQCGGGETNCIGETEIAWFQDFFSLLCVNETVNGIQPKTCRVDYIATHIYTCKAPKVGRLLQELYDEFQLKIWLTEFACPYSTDPYEQKSFMEAVLPILEEADHVFRYAWFVHRSTAGDNEFVTSAISLLEPTSSTLTTLGEYYNSFTYGSQTTTTSSSTSSSTTSTTSTTSTSTSSSTSTTSVSTSSSRTSASTPTGSTTTASTTAPNITTVGSNARRNISMYNDNVHNVICFYLLMSVLYNMSKG; encoded by the exons ATGGATGAAATGGTTTCGCAGCTATTGTTTCTTGTCCTGCTACTATCTGGCGTGCAGTGCTCCATAAAGAAAGGCATTGGCGTTGGCCCACGAAATTTTCTATGTAATGATTTTGATGCTATGGACAACATGCACTGGTG GTACGACTGGGGAGCCAATTTTGATAAGATTGAAGCGAATAGCGGCTGTGATATTAATTCTTTGGGCAGCGATGTCGTTGACAAATATGTTTCAATGATTTGGGGGTACAATCCTAACTGGAACCCGCGCGTCCGTGAACCTGACCACTCAGAAGATTTTTATTTGGCTTTTAATGAGCCAAATCACAGGAAACAAGCCAACTTAACGCCAAAACAGGCTGTTGATGCTTGGCCAATTGTGGAACAAAATGCAGGCAACAGAAAGATTGTTAGTCCCGCAGCTGCTCAGTGCGGCGGTGGAGAAACTAATTGCATTGGCGAAACAGAAATAGCCTGGTTTCAAGATTTTTTCAGCCTCCTTTGCGTAAATGAAACAGTTAACGGAATACAACCAAAAACTTGCCGTGTGGATTATATCGCAACCCACATTTACACCTGCAAAGCTCCTAAGGTAGGAAGATTACTCCAGGAACTTTATGACGAATTCCAGTTGAAAATATGGCTGACGGAGTTTGCTTGTCCCTACAGTACTGACCCTTATGAGCAGAAATCATTTATGGAGGCGGTGTTGCCGATACTTGAAGAAGCAGATCATGTTTTTAG atACGCATGGTTTGTGCACCGCTCAACGGCGGGAGATAACGAATTTGTAACTTCTGCTATAAGTCTTCTGGAACCTACCTCCTCAACACTAACAACCCTTGGAGAATACTACAACAGCTTTACGTACGGGTCTCAAACTACCACTACCTCTTCTTCTACCAGTTCTTCAACGACCAGTACAACAAGTACAACTTCAACATCTACCAGTAGCTCTACGAGCACCACAAGTGTGAGTACTTCTTCATCGAGAACGTCTGCATCCACACCAACCGGAAGCACTACGACTGCATCAACTACGGCCCCAAATATCACGACAGTAGGCAGTAATGCAAGGAGAAATATTTCGATGTACAATGATAATGTTCATAATGTGATTTGTTTCTATCTACTGATGTCTGTCTTGTATAATATGAGCAAAGGTTAA
- the LOC123533148 gene encoding uncharacterized protein LOC123533148 isoform X2, whose translation MFSVLVMDEMVSQLLFLVLLLSGVQCSIKKGIGVGPRNFLCNDFDAMDNMHWWYDWGANFDKIEANSGCDINSLGSDVVDKYVSMIWGYNPNWNPRVREPDHSEDFYLAFNEPNHRKQANLTPKQAVDAWPIVEQNAGNRKIVSPAAAQCGGGETNCIGETEIAWFQDFFSLLCVNETVNGIQPKTCRVDYIATHIYTCKAPKVGRLLQELYDEFQLKIWLTEFACPYSTDPYEQKSFMEAVLPILEEADHVFRYAWFVHRSTAGDNEFVTSAISLLEPTSSTLTTLGEYYNSFTYGSQTTTTSSSTSSSTTSTTSTTSTSTSSSTSTTSVSTSSSRTSASTPTGSTTTASTTAPNITTVGSNARRNISMYNDNVHNVICFYLLMSVLYNMSKG comes from the exons ATGTTTTCGG ttttagtcATGGATGAAATGGTTTCGCAGCTATTGTTTCTTGTCCTGCTACTATCTGGCGTGCAGTGCTCCATAAAGAAAGGCATTGGCGTTGGCCCACGAAATTTTCTATGTAATGATTTTGATGCTATGGACAACATGCACTGGTG GTACGACTGGGGAGCCAATTTTGATAAGATTGAAGCGAATAGCGGCTGTGATATTAATTCTTTGGGCAGCGATGTCGTTGACAAATATGTTTCAATGATTTGGGGGTACAATCCTAACTGGAACCCGCGCGTCCGTGAACCTGACCACTCAGAAGATTTTTATTTGGCTTTTAATGAGCCAAATCACAGGAAACAAGCCAACTTAACGCCAAAACAGGCTGTTGATGCTTGGCCAATTGTGGAACAAAATGCAGGCAACAGAAAGATTGTTAGTCCCGCAGCTGCTCAGTGCGGCGGTGGAGAAACTAATTGCATTGGCGAAACAGAAATAGCCTGGTTTCAAGATTTTTTCAGCCTCCTTTGCGTAAATGAAACAGTTAACGGAATACAACCAAAAACTTGCCGTGTGGATTATATCGCAACCCACATTTACACCTGCAAAGCTCCTAAGGTAGGAAGATTACTCCAGGAACTTTATGACGAATTCCAGTTGAAAATATGGCTGACGGAGTTTGCTTGTCCCTACAGTACTGACCCTTATGAGCAGAAATCATTTATGGAGGCGGTGTTGCCGATACTTGAAGAAGCAGATCATGTTTTTAG atACGCATGGTTTGTGCACCGCTCAACGGCGGGAGATAACGAATTTGTAACTTCTGCTATAAGTCTTCTGGAACCTACCTCCTCAACACTAACAACCCTTGGAGAATACTACAACAGCTTTACGTACGGGTCTCAAACTACCACTACCTCTTCTTCTACCAGTTCTTCAACGACCAGTACAACAAGTACAACTTCAACATCTACCAGTAGCTCTACGAGCACCACAAGTGTGAGTACTTCTTCATCGAGAACGTCTGCATCCACACCAACCGGAAGCACTACGACTGCATCAACTACGGCCCCAAATATCACGACAGTAGGCAGTAATGCAAGGAGAAATATTTCGATGTACAATGATAATGTTCATAATGTGATTTGTTTCTATCTACTGATGTCTGTCTTGTATAATATGAGCAAAGGTTAA
- the LOC123533148 gene encoding uncharacterized protein LOC123533148 isoform X1 produces the protein MSCCQLCLAVFHNIGRQRSRFNKVLVMDEMVSQLLFLVLLLSGVQCSIKKGIGVGPRNFLCNDFDAMDNMHWWYDWGANFDKIEANSGCDINSLGSDVVDKYVSMIWGYNPNWNPRVREPDHSEDFYLAFNEPNHRKQANLTPKQAVDAWPIVEQNAGNRKIVSPAAAQCGGGETNCIGETEIAWFQDFFSLLCVNETVNGIQPKTCRVDYIATHIYTCKAPKVGRLLQELYDEFQLKIWLTEFACPYSTDPYEQKSFMEAVLPILEEADHVFRYAWFVHRSTAGDNEFVTSAISLLEPTSSTLTTLGEYYNSFTYGSQTTTTSSSTSSSTTSTTSTTSTSTSSSTSTTSVSTSSSRTSASTPTGSTTTASTTAPNITTVGSNARRNISMYNDNVHNVICFYLLMSVLYNMSKG, from the exons ttttagtcATGGATGAAATGGTTTCGCAGCTATTGTTTCTTGTCCTGCTACTATCTGGCGTGCAGTGCTCCATAAAGAAAGGCATTGGCGTTGGCCCACGAAATTTTCTATGTAATGATTTTGATGCTATGGACAACATGCACTGGTG GTACGACTGGGGAGCCAATTTTGATAAGATTGAAGCGAATAGCGGCTGTGATATTAATTCTTTGGGCAGCGATGTCGTTGACAAATATGTTTCAATGATTTGGGGGTACAATCCTAACTGGAACCCGCGCGTCCGTGAACCTGACCACTCAGAAGATTTTTATTTGGCTTTTAATGAGCCAAATCACAGGAAACAAGCCAACTTAACGCCAAAACAGGCTGTTGATGCTTGGCCAATTGTGGAACAAAATGCAGGCAACAGAAAGATTGTTAGTCCCGCAGCTGCTCAGTGCGGCGGTGGAGAAACTAATTGCATTGGCGAAACAGAAATAGCCTGGTTTCAAGATTTTTTCAGCCTCCTTTGCGTAAATGAAACAGTTAACGGAATACAACCAAAAACTTGCCGTGTGGATTATATCGCAACCCACATTTACACCTGCAAAGCTCCTAAGGTAGGAAGATTACTCCAGGAACTTTATGACGAATTCCAGTTGAAAATATGGCTGACGGAGTTTGCTTGTCCCTACAGTACTGACCCTTATGAGCAGAAATCATTTATGGAGGCGGTGTTGCCGATACTTGAAGAAGCAGATCATGTTTTTAG atACGCATGGTTTGTGCACCGCTCAACGGCGGGAGATAACGAATTTGTAACTTCTGCTATAAGTCTTCTGGAACCTACCTCCTCAACACTAACAACCCTTGGAGAATACTACAACAGCTTTACGTACGGGTCTCAAACTACCACTACCTCTTCTTCTACCAGTTCTTCAACGACCAGTACAACAAGTACAACTTCAACATCTACCAGTAGCTCTACGAGCACCACAAGTGTGAGTACTTCTTCATCGAGAACGTCTGCATCCACACCAACCGGAAGCACTACGACTGCATCAACTACGGCCCCAAATATCACGACAGTAGGCAGTAATGCAAGGAGAAATATTTCGATGTACAATGATAATGTTCATAATGTGATTTGTTTCTATCTACTGATGTCTGTCTTGTATAATATGAGCAAAGGTTAA